In Drosophila teissieri strain GT53w chromosome 2R, Prin_Dtei_1.1, whole genome shotgun sequence, the following proteins share a genomic window:
- the LOC122614662 gene encoding uncharacterized protein LOC122614662 yields the protein MADGLNFTVVRWFEFPPGAIEYSSTEGYPSSSEVPLPSILMSGIMVLGQMIWFRLSSKWGTVKGSDLRRKSRNDVISRQKQQTRPLIESI from the coding sequence ATGGCTGATGGATTGAATTTTacggtggttcggtggttcgAGTTTCCGCCAGGTGCTATAGAATACTCCAGTACTGAGGGCTACCCAAGTTCCTCGGAGGTCCCTCTACCAAGTATCCTGATGTCGGGCATCATGGTCCTTGGTCAGATGATCTGGTTTAGATTGAGCTCCAAGTGGGGAACAGTGAAAGGAAGCGATCTAAGGCGGAAATCCCGGAATGATGTAATCTCGCGTCAAAAGCAGCAAACACGTCCATTgattgaaagtatttaa